The sequence below is a genomic window from Sphingomonas jaspsi DSM 18422.
TAAGGCGCGTAAGCCGGGTTGAGCTTGGCCTCGAACGGCTTCGTGCCCAGCAGATAGTCTTGGGCAGCCTCTGAAAACTGGGCATGGGCGCGTTGGTCGAACGCTTCCGGGCCGTCGGCTTCGTCCGGCTTGGCGCGATATCCCAATTTGCCGTTGCGCTTGGCCATCGACCAATATTCATGCGCCCCGACGGGTCCCGTCACGTCCGCGAAGCCGCCTTGCGACGCGATTAGCGCAAGCAGGCCCAGCTGTAGCGAAAAGCCTTCCTGCACCGCCTTGTCGCGCGGCGCCTGGCCTGTCTTGTAATCGACGATCGCCAACCGCCCGTCCGCCAACCGGTCGATGCGGTCGACCTTGCCGAACAGGGTGACGCCCGCGATCTCGGCCCGGCCTGCCTGCTCGGCGACGATCGGCCGGCGCCCCGACGCAAGGTCGCTCGCCATCTCTGCAGCGATCCACTCCACCGCCTCGCGCAGGCGCGGGCCCCACAAGGCGCGCACCATCGGATGGATGGTCGGATCGGACAGCATCGATTCGAGCCGCGGCATCAGCCGTGCCGGGTCCGCGTCATCTTCCTTGAACCAGTCTTCTAAGACCTTGTGAACGGCCGTTCCCTTCCACGCCGCATGCTGTTCGGCGTCGACCGGCTCTTCCTTGCGCAGCTTGAGGATGGCCTTGGCGTAAAAGGCGAAAGGGTCCGCCTTCAACCGATCGAGGTCGGTCACCACGATCAGCTTGGGCCGTGCCGACACGGGCGGCGATGGACGTGGGCGACCGACGGGTTCAACCGTGGCGCTGGCGTCGATTGCCCGGGCAAGCCGCTCGAGGCGCTGGTTCCGGGTCATGCCGCCCGTCATCGCCTGGAGCCGCAGCCAGAAGCGCGATGCGATGGTCGGCGACCGGCTGTCCCGCCGCGCCCTTGTCAGCAAGACGCGTGGTGCACCGAGAGCACTCATGAAATCATGCGCGGCCAAGCCGGTCCGAAATTCCAGCCCGGGCAGGCCGAGCTCGCGCCGGATGCGCGGTGCCAGCCAAGGATCGGGCGACGGCAATGCGGGCCACACACCCTCGTTCATCCCGCCCAAGATCATCAGATCCGCTTTTTGCAGTCGCGCTTCCAGCAAGCCCCAGATGAAGATGCGGGGGTGGCCGCCATAGGGTCGGCGGACCGGCATCGCGTCCATCAACTGCCGCAGGATCGGGATGAGGTCATCCGGTCCCAGTCCGATCGCCCGCGCGTCGCGCGACTGTTCGAGGCTCGCGAGCAATTCGCCGGCCATGCGCCCGTCCGGACCGCGCCACGCAGCGTCACCGGCGATGGCCTGGGCCTGTTCGCGCAGCGCGGTCGCGAAATCGGCGAGCGAACCGCCAGCGAAGGGCATCGCGAGATTGACGATCGACGGCCTCAGCGCCTGCCAGCCCGCCAGCGACTGCGGACGCTTACGAGTTGCTGCATAAGCTGCGACATGCGCATCGAGTGCATCCAGTCCCGGCGCCGGGCGCGGTCCCCGCAGTGCGAGGTCGACGGCGCGCACCCGTTCCAGCCAGCCGAGGCGGTCCGCACCTTCGCCGCCTACCAAGGGATGTTTGAGCAGCGCCAGCAACGGCACCGGCGACAGCCCTTCGACCATCACCGCCGCCAGCGCGAGCAACAGCGTGCCTGCCGGCGCCGACGACAAGGGCTGGCCCGCGCTATCATCCGCCTCGATGTTCCAGCGCAAAAGATGGGCGGAAACCCGTGATGCCAAAGTGCGGTCAGGCGTAACGAGCGCCGCAGTGCGGCCGGGCGTTTCGACCGCCTCACGAAGCGCGATCGCGATTGCCTGCGCTTCGGCGGCCGGGTCGGGAAATTCGGCAACCTGCACTCCGGTCAGCCGGCGTTCGGGAGGGGGCAGCCAGTTCCACTCGTCCGAAAAGTCGGCGGCGACCATGGCATGGGCAATCGCCCGTCCGCGTACGGCGCTGGACGCGGCGCGCCCGCCCCAACGCCAAACCTCGACCTCGTGGCGGGAAACACCGATCCGGTCGAGCAAGCGCTTGAGATGGAACGCTGGATGCGTTTCTTCGCCTCGACCGTCTGCGTCCGGCCCCAGCGCGTCCCATTCCTCGCCGGCCAGGCTGCGCTCGTCCGGAACGGCGGGTAGCACGACCGCGCCTTGTGCCAGTCGGCATACGCTTCCCAGCACTGAGGCAATGGCTGGTGCCGACGTCGTGATGCCCGCGGCGATGGTGAAACCGCTGGGAGGTGCACCTTCCCACCGCCGCGCCAAGGCGTGAAGCAGGCGGCTGCGCCGGTCAGCGAGGTCGATGAGCCCCCGCTCCGCAAGGATCGACGGCCAGCGTTTCAGGAGAGCGTCGAACCGGTCGAGCGCCTGCTTCCAGTGGCCGGCCAACTCCACGGTTTCGTCCACGACGTCGCGCAGCCTGTCTGGATCGATTTCCTCGACCGCGAGCGCATCCATGGTACGCGCCAGTTCGGCGGCAAGGCGCAGCGCCTCCGCCGCATTTTCCCCTTCCCGCCTCAATAGGCCGGCAAGCAGCAGAAGTCGTTCGGCCGGATCGATCGCTGGAGGGACGTCGTCGCCCAGTTCGATCGGGTCGAGCGCGCCGCCGATGCGCTCGCCGATGTCGGGATCGCCGATCGCGATGAGGCGCGGCAGGACCAGTCCACCGCCGCTGACGCGCACGAATGCCTCGGTCAGCGTCCGGACGGCCCGGTTGTTGGGAAGAAGAATTCTCCCTTCGGCGAGCGCGAGCGGATCGCCGGCGAAGCTGTTGACCAGCCCGGTCACCAAGGCGTCGGCGAAACTTCGGTGACCCGGGATCGAAAAGACCAGCGGCGCATCCACCGATCGGCGCTGGAACAGTCCGCCCTCACTCATGGGCCAGGGCGTGCTCCGTTGCTCCGATCGCTGCTGGGGTCCCTACGTCGAACCAAAGGCCTTGATGGACCGCGCCGAAGCAGCGCCCTTCCTCGATCGCACGGTCCCACAGGATGTTGGTCGAAAACGGCCCCGAGGGCGCATCCCGAAGCAGGCGCTTCGACACGATCTGGATGCCCGTATAGACGAACGGCGCCACCCTCCCCGTCTTCCGACGGGTCAGTCGGCCGCCCGCATCCATATGGAAGTCGCCCTGGCCCTTGTGATTGCCCGCCCGCGCCTGCGGCACCAGCAGCAGCAGCGCATCCATCTCCTCGTCGCGCCATTGCGATGCCAGCAGTTTCAAGGCGTCGGACGGGCCGTCGACCCAGAAATTGTCGCTGTTCACGACCAGGAACGGATCGGCGTCGATCAGCGGTTCGGCACGGATCATGCCGCCCCCGGTTTCGAGCAGGAGGTCGCGCTCGTCACTCACCGCAACCTCGAAATCGCTTGCCTTCGCCTTGAGGTGGGCCTCCAGCGCGTCGGCGAGGTAATGGACGTTGACGACGATCCGCGGCACCCCCGCCGCCCGCAACCGTTCGAGCACATGATCGATCAGCGGTTTGCCCGCCAGCTCGACCAGCGGCTTGGGACGTGTTGCGGTGAGAGGGCGCATGCGTTTGCCCAGTCCTGCCGCCATCACCATTGCTACCTGCGGAACGTCAGCCTTGACGTCCGGGCGGAGTGACAGCGCACGGCCTTTCCTGGTCACGCCAGTTCGCCCTGCCAGATCGCGCTGCGCTTGGCAGCCGGCACCTGCCGGTCGAACCATGCCCGAACGGGCTCCAGTCCCGGCTGGGCGAGGTCGCGCTCCAGCAAGCCCCACATCCGCGGCTGGAACTGTTTATAGTTGGCCTTGCCGTCACGTTTCCACAGCCGGCAGAATACGCCGAGGATTCGCGTGTTGCGCTGGGCGGCTAGCGCCCAATAGGCACGCTCGAACCGTGTGTCCGACCCGGTTTCGGCGACGTAGCGGTCGATCATCTGCCGTTCGATATCGGGCGACACATCGCGCCGTGCATCCTCGAGGATGGAGACGACGTCATAGGCCGGATGACCGGCCAGCGCGTCCTGGAAATCGAGCAGGCCGAACCGCTCGACACCCGACCTCCCTTCGACCAACATGACGTTCTCGGCGTGATAGTCGCGAAGGACGGTGACCGGGCCAAGTCCGTCATTGGCCACCGGCTCCAGCACCGCGGTCCACGCCGAGCGCCAGCCTTCTCGGTCAAGTCCGTCAAGCCCGACGGCGGGCGCGTACCAGTCGAGGAACAGGTCTAGTTCGGTCAGCCATTCGGCGAGGCCATGCGGCGGCAGGCCCTTCATGGGCGAATGGCGGTGCAAATGAACCAGCACATCGATGGCGGTCGCGTAAAGGTCCGCTTCTGCCGAAGGGTCGGCATCCAGCGTCTCGCGCATCCGGGCATCGCCGAGGTCGTCGAGCAGGAGGAGGCCGTGTTCGAGGTCGTCGGCAAGGATGCGCGGCGCGACGAGCCCGGCCTGCTCCAGCCATCGGGACATGGCGACGAACGGTCGGGGATCCTCGTGCGGCGGCGGCGCATCCATCAGAACCGCGCAGCGGTCGTCCGCGACGACACGGAAATAACGGCGAAAGCTGGCGTCGCCGGCGAGCGGGAGGATGTGTGCGTCCTGCCACCCGGCACGAGCAAGAAAATCGGCGGCGGCGGCAGGAGGAATCATGGGAGAGGCCATCGTCCTTCCCATGCCGCAGGCACTGTTGCTGTCAAGCGGCGAGCGCCATCCTCGTCCACCGCAATCGACAGGGCGAGCGCTTCGGGCCATGAATGCGGCCCGGCCCTTTCAGGCCATTCGACGATCAGTACGCCAACGTCGGCCGCTTCATCGAGACCCAGTTCGTCAAGTTCCGACGGGTCTTCGAGCCTGTACAGGTCGACATGCCATACCGGTGGCTCCACCATCTCATACGGCTGGACGATCGCAAAGGTCGGGCTCGGGACCTCTCCTCGATGATCAAGACCGCTCAACAAGCCTCTGACAAGCGTGGTTTTTCCTGCAGACAATCCACCGGCCAGCGTGACGACATCGCCGGGGCGAAGCTGCTTCGCCAGCGCCTCGCCAACGGCCAACATGGCAGCCTCATCCGCGACGATCATCTGGGTGCCCGCGGAATGCTGATGGTGACAGCCGTGCCCTTGCCCGGCGCCGACACCAGTTCGACGGTTCCACCATGTGCCTCGATGAACTGACGCGTCAGCGGCAGGCCGAGGCCAAGGGCAGCATCGCTACCGCCCTGCCCCGACGAGCGGTGGAAGCGGGCGAATACCTGCGCCTGGTCCTCGACCGGAATACCGGGTCCGTCGTCGGTGACGGTAATGATGGCATATTCTTCATTTCCGGCTGCCCGCAGCTGGATGAGTCCATGTTCGTCGGTGAAATTGACCGCGTTGCGAAGGATATGTTCGATCGATTCCCGCAAGCGTCGAACGTCGCCGATCGCCGTGCCCGTCGACGGTTCGATCGCCACTTCCAGTGTCTGCTCCTTTTCCTCGGCGCGAGGACGGAAGGCCTCGGCAGCCGCCCGGCAGAGCCCACCCAAATCGACCCGCTCGCGCTCAAGGATGACGCCCCGCGTGTCGCCCTGCGTCAGGTCAAGGACATCGTCGATCAGCTTCGACAGACGCGCGACCGATTCCAGAATGGCGTTGACATAGTCGTTAGCGGCCGGCGCCAGCTTGCCGGCATAGCCTGCCGCCAGCATCTCGGCGAACCCGCCAATGGACGTGAGCGGCGTCCTGAGCTCGTAGCTCATGTTGGCGACGAAGTCGGTCTTGACCTTGTCCGCTTCTTCCAGCGCCGTCGCCCGTTCGCGCAGCGCGGCTTCGATCCGGGTGGAATCGGTCACGTCGATCATGGTGAACAGCGCGTTGCCGTCCGGCAGCGGCACGGCCGCGAATTCGAAATGCCGTCCGTCGGTCATGGAAATGCGACCCGTCCCGGATTGCCGCCCGCTCGTCGTCGACCGCACCAATTCGCGCACTTGCGCCGCAGCCGTAGGGTTGGACAGCCGCTTGGCCATGGCCGGGACCAGTTCGTCGACCCGCGGATGCTCGGCAAGCCAGGCTTCGTCGAGGTCCCACACCTCGCTGAATCGGCGATTCCACAGGTAAAGCCGACCGTCGGAAGCGAAAACGCTGATGATTTCAAACAGATTGTCGAACGTCGCTGCGCGCACGCGAAGCAGCGTGTCGCGCGCCGAGGCAAGACGGACCTGCTCGGTCCGGTCTTCGAAGATGAGGCGCAGGCCCCCGTCAGGCAAGGGCTGGCCCACGACGCGCAAATGGTCGCCGTTGGCCAGGATCCAGTCCTCTTCGATCGCTTCTTCGGGCGACGTGAACCAGCCTCTGCGTTCGGCCTTCCACGCGGGATAGTCGCGCGCTTCGGGTAGGCGATTCATTTCGCGCATCCGGTCGAGAATCCGGTCGAATTCGGGATTTTCCGCCAGCCATTCAGGGTCCAGCTGGGCCATGATCGCAAAGGGCTGGTTGAAGAAGGCGAGATGGCGATTGCTGTCGAACTGCGCCGCGCCGGCGGTCATTCGGTCGGCCAGTTCGCGCTGCGATTCCTGGTGCCGCGCCAGTTCGTTGCGCGCGTCTTCAAGGTCCTGGATGTCGATCGCGAAACCCGCCACCGCGCCCGTAGGCAGCGGGACGTCGACGATCCGCAGCATCCGCCGTTCCTGGCCGATCGTCGCCGGTTGCACCCGGACGTAGGGTCGACCGACTTCCAGCGCCCGCTCCGCCCCGCCGCGCGCGCCTTCATGACCCACCGCATCGATGAGCTCACTGCCGCGTTCAATGACCTCGGCCGCGTCATTGCCTTCCACCGCAGCCACAAAGGCCGAGTTCACCAGCCCGAGCGACAGGTCCGGACCGCGATACCACATCGGGAAAGGCGCATTCTCGATGAGCTGGGTCAGCGCATCGAGCGCCGCCTCGGTTTGCCCGAGCCGACGCGCCAGCTTCGACCGCTCGGCATCGGCGTCGCTGATATCGAACAGCCACAACAGGATGGTGCCGGGCTCCATCGGTGGCGGCGCGAGCGAGGCACGAACTTCGACGGCGCGATCGCGTCCGACCAGGCGAACCTGGCGACGCACCGTCGTGCCGCCCATGCGCAAATCGTTGAGCGCTGCCGCGACGGCATCAAGGTCTTCGCGCACAATCCCGCCGGTAGGCGACGATAATTCGCCCACCCGGGACGGAACGCGGTCAAGGCCAAGGTCGCGGACCAGCAGGTCGTCGGCTTCAACCGTGTCGTCGGACCGGATGACCAGCGGGCGGGCGGGCGACGTGTCGACCAATGTCTTGAGCAGGCGGGCGGCGCCGAGCACCGATTGCGCGCGACGAAGACGGCGCGCTGCCATGACGGCCATCGCCGCAGCGATGCCGACCCACAGGATCGCCACCACGATGATCGCAGCCGCCAGGTCAGCGCCAACCTTCACCGTTGATGTCCCCCGAACCGCATCGTCCAGTCATAGGGCTGGCGCTGGCAAGGCGTAAAGAGCGGATGGCTCGCGCGGACCAAAAGAAAAGCCGCCCTGCTTTCGCAGAGCGGCTCCCCTTTTTCCTGACGGAAACCGGATCAGTAGTTCAGTCGGACGCCGGCATAGTAGTAGCGGCCGTAGGTGTCGTACGGATCGCCACCGGCGGTGCCGAGCAGGCCGTACGGCGGCTTCTTGTCGAACACGTTGTCCGCACCGACGTAGAAGTTGAACTTCTTCGCGATGTCGAAGCCGATCCGGACGTTGTGATACAGCGCCGACGGATACCACTTGCGCGGGAACGCATCGTTGTTCTGCGGATCCAGCGTCGCCAGCTCGCCGGCGGTGCAGGTACGGCCTGACGAACCGGTGATGCCCGATGCCGGGCAGACGCCCGTGTACTGGTGCTGCTGCTCCCACGTACCAATGGTCTGCTTGCCGATGAAGCGGGCCGAGTAGGAGAAGTCCACCACGCCGAGGTCGTAGTTGGCCGAGAAGTTGGCCGCCCAACGCGGATCGCCAAGTTCGCTCATCTGACGGTTCGGAAGGTCCGGACGCGTCGGATCGGTGAAGTTGTCGAGGCGCAGCAGGTGGTTGGCGATGAGGCGCAACGACAGACGCTGACCGTTCGAGAACGAGTGGCGATACGACAGGTCGAAGTCGATGCCCTTGGTCTTCTGCGCGGCGAAGTTGACGCCGCCCGAGATGACCGCCGGTTCGACGAACAGGCCGGTGGCCGGATCACGATTGACGGTGGCGCAGAACGGATTGTTGATACCGCTCGCGCTGTCGTAGCACAGCGAGATGATCTGCTGGGCACCGAGCGCCGAGATCAGGCTGTCGACCTGGATCTTGTAATAGTCGATCGTGAAGTTGAGGCCCGGAATCCAGCGCGGTTCGATCACGACACCGAGCGTCAAGCTCTTGCCGCGTTCTTCGACCAGGGTCGGGTTGCCGCCCGAAAGGAAGCCGGTCGACGCAGTACGCGCCAAGCAGTTCCGCCACGGATCACCGACGTTGCCCGGAGCTGCAGAGCCGGCGCAGGCAGCGACGGTCGCAGCATTGTAGGTCGTCGGGACGCCGGCCGCGGCGCAGTTGGCGGCGCGGTTCGGGTTGGCCGTGATGTTCGCTTCATCGCACGGGTCGCCGATGAACGCGAAGTTCTGCGACTGCGGCGAATAAAGGTCCGACTGGGTCGGCGCACGAACCGAAACGGCCTTGGCGGCGCGGAAGCGGATATCGCGAACCGGCGCGTAAATGGCGTCGAGGTTCCACGCCCACACACGGCCGGTGTTGCTGTTGTACTTCGACACGCGCGCCGCACCGTGGACGCTCAGTTCTTCCGCGAACGGAAGCTTCTTGAGCAACGGCACGTCGAGTTCGCCGAAGGCTTCCTTGACGGTCAGGTTCGGCGGATTGAACGGCTGAATCGCGTTGAGGAAGGTCGCGCCGCTAGCGGTCAGATCGTCGAACGCGCTGTAGGCCTTTTCCTTGCGATATTCCGAACCGATCGCGAAGGCGATCGGGCCGCCCGGCAGTTCGAACAGCTGCGACAGGTCACCATTGAGGGTGAACAGCGCGTCGAACTCGGTCGCACGTTCCTTACGGTGGCCCGTCACGTTGACGTAATCGAGCGCCGCCTGGCTCGGCTGACCATAGCCGAAGACGTTGATCGGAACGCAGGCCGGGTCGTTGTTCGTCGGATCGGCATCGGCATTGATGCGGCAGGTCGGAACGCCGCCCACCAGGACCGAGTCGATCGCGAGGTTGAAGCCGGCGTAATCGTTGCCGTCCTGCGTGAAGAGCAGCAGGTTGTTCAGCGAGTCCAGCTTGGTCTTGAGCTTGCCGTAGTTCAGCGAGAAGTCGTAGTGCCAGTCTTCGTTAAACGTACCTTCGAAACCACCGACGATGCGGTAGGTTTCGCGAACATGCTTTTCACCGCGACCGCCGAAGTCGATGTTGAAGCGCGCAAGCGGGATCGACTGCGTGTTGGTGCGGCCCGCCAAACAGCGGCCGGTGGACTGCAGAACGCCCAGCGCTTGATCGGTCAGGAACGCGTTGTCGCACTTGATCGACGGACCGCCGAGCGTGCCGGGAACGCTGGTGAAGAAGCTCGGCTGACCTTCCTGAAGCGCGTGGACGTTCACATACTTCGCTTCGATGTAGGGAACGAACGCTTCGCTGACTTCATAGTGCGCGAGCAGGTTGACGTCCCAGCGCTGCAGGCCGGCAGCGAGCTGGCCGGTGTTGCGCAGGGTCGAGCCCTGGCCGCCGAGGATGTTGGCCGAACCGCCGGCTTCGTAGTTGCCCGCCGGAACGTCAACGAACAGGTTGCCGTTGGCATCGAAGCGCAGGTACTGGCCCACGCCGACGCGAGCCACGGTGCCGCCGTCCGAGATCGAACCGTTCTTGACGCCGCAGACGAAGGCGGTGTCGAAGATGCCGTCCGAACCGAAGGGTTCGCCGCCGGTCGGTTCGACCGTCTGGAACTGGCAGCGGCCCGAATAGGCACCGGTCAGGCCGTCACGATCGCGGAAGTAGAGCGGATCCGACTTGGCCCATTCGGCCGACACGGCGACGTTGCCGCGACCGCCATCGAAATTGCGGCCGAAGGTGGCCGACACGAACTTGTTGGCACGATCGCCGCGCGACGAAACACCGTCCTGCGCCTTGACCTGGAAGCCTTCGAAGTCGCGCTTCAGGACGAAGTTGACGACACCGGCGACGGCGTCCGAACCGTAAACGGCCGAGCTGCCGCCCGTCACCACGTCGACGCGTTCGAGCAGGTCGACCGGGATGGTGTTGGTATCAACCAGATAGTCGCCCGGGGTGGCCGTGATGTGGCGCTTGCCGTTGACCAGCACCAGCGTACGGGCGGTGCCGAGACCGCGAAGGTCGAGCAGGTTGAGGCCGGCGGTGCCGATGAAGCGGGTCGAGTTGCCCTGGCTAAAGGTGCTGCGGAGCGACGGAAGGTCGTTCAGCGCGTCACCCAGCGAGACGTCGCCGGTGTCGGTCAGCTCCTGGACCGAAACGGTGGTGACCGGAACCGACGAGTTCAGCGTCGGGCGCTGAATGCGGGTGCCGGTGACGGTGATCGCCTGGCCGTCGCTCGTCGGAGCGGCGGTCGTTTCGGCCGGCGCTTCCGTAGCCGCGGGCGGCGTGCAATTTTCCGTCTGGCCTTCGGCGCAAACGGGCGTTTCCGCGTCCTGCGCAAAAGCCGGCGCGGTGATGCCTACCGTCAGCGCAAGCGCCGAGGTCGACAGAATCCAAGTCGATCGAAAACTCATGTTCAAAACACCCCTGAGATGAAATGCTGAGCGTTCAATGGCGAACAAGGCGTCTCAAGGGAATTTCAAATTTGGTCAGCGAGTCATATTACATTCACATGTTGCGCAGATGACACAATAAGGGGTTACGCTCCGTTTTGAAGCGTAACCCCTTGAAACTGTCCGGTCTTTTAAGTCGCAGATGCGATCAGTAGCGGTAGTGATCCGGCTTGAATGGACCCTGCGGCGTCACGCCGATGTAGGCCGCCTGCTTGTCGGTCAGCTTGGTGAGCTTCACGCCCAGCTTTTCGAGGTGGAGGGCCGCGACCTTTTCGTCGAGGTGCTTGGGCAGGACATAGACCTCGTTCTTGTACTGATCCGATTTGGTCCACAGTTCGATCTGCGCCAGCGTTTGGTTGGTGAAGCTGGCCGACATCACGAAGCTGGGGTGACCCGTCGCGTTGCCGAGGTTCACCAGGCGGCCCTTCGACAGGATGATCAGGCGCTTGCCGTCCGGGAAGGTGACTTCGTCGACCTGCGGCTTGATTTCGTTCCACTTCATGTTGCTCAGCGCGCCGATCTGGATCTCGCTGTCGAAGTGGCCGATGTTGCAGACGATCGCCATGTCCTTCATCTCGCGCATATGGTCGAGCGTGATGACGTCGGCGTTGCCGGTCGCGGTGACGAAGATGTCGGCGCGCTTGGCGGCTTCTTCCATCGTCACGACTTCATAGCCTTCCATCGCCGCCTGCAGCGCGCAGATCGGATCGATTTCGGTGACCAGGACGCGCGCGCCGCCATTGCGGAGCGACGCGGCCGAGCCCTTGCCCACGTCGCCGAACCCGGCGACCGCGGCGACCTTACCGGCCAGCATCACGTCGGTGCCGCGACGGATCGCGTCGACCAGCGATTCCTTGCAACCGTAAAGGTTGTCGAACTTCGACTTGGTCACGCTGTCGTTGACGTTGATCGCCGGGAACGGGAGCTTGCCCTGCTTGGCAAGTTCATAAAGCCGATGGACGCCGGTGGTGGTTTCTTCCGAGACGCCCTTGATCGCGGCGACGGTCTTGGTCAGGTAGCCGGGACGTTCGGCCAGGAACTTCTTCAGCGTCGCGGCGAAGATTTCTTCTTCCTCGTTGGTCGGGGTGAACAGCGCTTCACCCGCTTCGACGCGCGCGCCCCAAAGCGCGAACATGGTGGCGTCGCCGCCGTCGTCGAGGATCATGTTGCAGGTCTGGCCGTCGCCGTCCTTTTCCCAGTCGAAGATGCGGACGACATAGTCCCAATATTCCTCAAGGGTCTCGCCCTTAACCGCGAACACCGGCACGCCCGACTTGGCGATGGCGGCGGCGGCATGGTCCTGGGTCGAGAAAATATTGCACGACGCCCAGCGCACGGTCGCGCCCAGCGCGGTCAGCGTTTCGATCAGCACCGCGGTCTGGATGGTCATGTGAAGCGAGCCGGTGATGCGCGCGCCCTTGAGCGGCTGCGACGCGCCATATTCCGCGCGGAGCGCCATCAGGCCCGGCATTTCGGTTTCGGCGATGTCGATTTCCTTGCGGCCGAAATCGGCGAGCGAAAGGTCCTTGACGATATAGTCGCGGGTCAGCGTGTCGGCGGTAGTGGCCACGGGGCGTTTCTCCAGTCAGGTGGGGGGCGAATTTTGTAGCCCCGATGTTGCGCCGCCCCCTACCCAAGGGCGTCCGCAAAAGCAATGTCAGGCCGCGCCCGACTGACCCGTCAACAGGCTGGGGTCGATGCCCTCTG
It includes:
- the addB gene encoding double-strand break repair protein AddB; the encoded protein is MSEGGLFQRRSVDAPLVFSIPGHRSFADALVTGLVNSFAGDPLALAEGRILLPNNRAVRTLTEAFVRVSGGGLVLPRLIAIGDPDIGERIGGALDPIELGDDVPPAIDPAERLLLLAGLLRREGENAAEALRLAAELARTMDALAVEEIDPDRLRDVVDETVELAGHWKQALDRFDALLKRWPSILAERGLIDLADRRSRLLHALARRWEGAPPSGFTIAAGITTSAPAIASVLGSVCRLAQGAVVLPAVPDERSLAGEEWDALGPDADGRGEETHPAFHLKRLLDRIGVSRHEVEVWRWGGRAASSAVRGRAIAHAMVAADFSDEWNWLPPPERRLTGVQVAEFPDPAAEAQAIAIALREAVETPGRTAALVTPDRTLASRVSAHLLRWNIEADDSAGQPLSSAPAGTLLLALAAVMVEGLSPVPLLALLKHPLVGGEGADRLGWLERVRAVDLALRGPRPAPGLDALDAHVAAYAATRKRPQSLAGWQALRPSIVNLAMPFAGGSLADFATALREQAQAIAGDAAWRGPDGRMAGELLASLEQSRDARAIGLGPDDLIPILRQLMDAMPVRRPYGGHPRIFIWGLLEARLQKADLMILGGMNEGVWPALPSPDPWLAPRIRRELGLPGLEFRTGLAAHDFMSALGAPRVLLTRARRDSRSPTIASRFWLRLQAMTGGMTRNQRLERLARAIDASATVEPVGRPRPSPPVSARPKLIVVTDLDRLKADPFAFYAKAILKLRKEEPVDAEQHAAWKGTAVHKVLEDWFKEDDADPARLMPRLESMLSDPTIHPMVRALWGPRLREAVEWIAAEMASDLASGRRPIVAEQAGRAEIAGVTLFGKVDRIDRLADGRLAIVDYKTGQAPRDKAVQEGFSLQLGLLALIASQGGFADVTGPVGAHEYWSMAKRNGKLGYRAKPDEADGPEAFDQRAHAQFSEAAQDYLLGTKPFEAKLNPAYAPYDDYDQLMRLEEWYGRE
- a CDS encoding nucleotidyltransferase family protein, which gives rise to MVMAAGLGKRMRPLTATRPKPLVELAGKPLIDHVLERLRAAGVPRIVVNVHYLADALEAHLKAKASDFEVAVSDERDLLLETGGGMIRAEPLIDADPFLVVNSDNFWVDGPSDALKLLASQWRDEEMDALLLLVPQARAGNHKGQGDFHMDAGGRLTRRKTGRVAPFVYTGIQIVSKRLLRDAPSGPFSTNILWDRAIEEGRCFGAVHQGLWFDVGTPAAIGATEHALAHE
- a CDS encoding aminoglycoside phosphotransferase family protein, with amino-acid sequence MASPMIPPAAAADFLARAGWQDAHILPLAGDASFRRYFRVVADDRCAVLMDAPPPHEDPRPFVAMSRWLEQAGLVAPRILADDLEHGLLLLDDLGDARMRETLDADPSAEADLYATAIDVLVHLHRHSPMKGLPPHGLAEWLTELDLFLDWYAPAVGLDGLDREGWRSAWTAVLEPVANDGLGPVTVLRDYHAENVMLVEGRSGVERFGLLDFQDALAGHPAYDVVSILEDARRDVSPDIERQMIDRYVAETGSDTRFERAYWALAAQRNTRILGVFCRLWKRDGKANYKQFQPRMWGLLERDLAQPGLEPVRAWFDRQVPAAKRSAIWQGELA
- the tsaE gene encoding tRNA (adenosine(37)-N6)-threonylcarbamoyltransferase complex ATPase subunit type 1 TsaE; this translates as MIVADEAAMLAVGEALAKQLRPGDVVTLAGGLSAGKTTLVRGLLSGLDHRGEVPSPTFAIVQPYEMVEPPVWHVDLYRLEDPSELDELGLDEAADVGVLIVEWPERAGPHSWPEALALSIAVDEDGARRLTATVPAAWEGRWPLP
- a CDS encoding sensor histidine kinase; amino-acid sequence: MKVGADLAAAIIVVAILWVGIAAAMAVMAARRLRRAQSVLGAARLLKTLVDTSPARPLVIRSDDTVEADDLLVRDLGLDRVPSRVGELSSPTGGIVREDLDAVAAALNDLRMGGTTVRRQVRLVGRDRAVEVRASLAPPPMEPGTILLWLFDISDADAERSKLARRLGQTEAALDALTQLIENAPFPMWYRGPDLSLGLVNSAFVAAVEGNDAAEVIERGSELIDAVGHEGARGGAERALEVGRPYVRVQPATIGQERRMLRIVDVPLPTGAVAGFAIDIQDLEDARNELARHQESQRELADRMTAGAAQFDSNRHLAFFNQPFAIMAQLDPEWLAENPEFDRILDRMREMNRLPEARDYPAWKAERRGWFTSPEEAIEEDWILANGDHLRVVGQPLPDGGLRLIFEDRTEQVRLASARDTLLRVRAATFDNLFEIISVFASDGRLYLWNRRFSEVWDLDEAWLAEHPRVDELVPAMAKRLSNPTAAAQVRELVRSTTSGRQSGTGRISMTDGRHFEFAAVPLPDGNALFTMIDVTDSTRIEAALRERATALEEADKVKTDFVANMSYELRTPLTSIGGFAEMLAAGYAGKLAPAANDYVNAILESVARLSKLIDDVLDLTQGDTRGVILERERVDLGGLCRAAAEAFRPRAEEKEQTLEVAIEPSTGTAIGDVRRLRESIEHILRNAVNFTDEHGLIQLRAAGNEEYAIITVTDDGPGIPVEDQAQVFARFHRSSGQGGSDAALGLGLPLTRQFIEAHGGTVELVSAPGKGTAVTISIPRAPR